Proteins co-encoded in one Salvia splendens isolate huo1 chromosome 4, SspV2, whole genome shotgun sequence genomic window:
- the LOC121800132 gene encoding calcium-dependent protein kinase 26-like isoform X1: protein MVIFDGIVVIVTRVLTEMGSRDMTLTHPFKCFKSSDMSNTILNLSQTGNFRERYVLGDQLGWGRFGIIRECSDKLTGEVLACKSISKERLVTEDDVWSVKLEIDILTKLSGHENVVDLKAVYEEEDYVHLLMELCAGGELFHRIEQQGRLSEHDAHVIFKQLMEVLMYCHDKRIVHRDLKPENILLVSRSSSTIKLADFGLATHIEPGNALRGTVGSPFYIAPEVLAGDYNQAADVWSAGVILYILLSGIPPFWGKTKSTIFEAVRAANLCFYSDIWDHISMSAKDLISGMLCLDPAKRLTAAQVLAHTWTKDAPRGTDKLYRQDILKCEQSEVGSSSFSNLSIARDQDLSFCNGSPPVVNKEYEDSPAFSCQSSFYSSPMNQHTPSSKREGIHSGCCESHGPEFSSPIPSMPSFTFFTPMPAFEPSEESLCFKTKALSVDREPNIRKLILLPDSSPPGPDEGEQKSEVRRGGWVSGTSKSTNLQSKRNNTIGVGELDHLDLISTVAAVGRWASCTQIPSATSLLPSLVC from the exons ATGGTGATCTTTGATGGAATAGTGGTAATTGTGACACGGGTTTTGACCGAGATGGGCAGTCGGGACATGACGCTGACTCACCCTTTTAAATGTTTTAAATCTTCAGATATGAGCAACACAATCTTGAATTTGAGCCAGACCGGTAATTTTAGGGAGCGGTATGTGCTTGGAGATCAGCTAGGCTGGGGGAGATTTGGAATTATAAGAGAGTGCTCTGATAAGTTGACTGGCGAAGTTTTGGCTTGCAAGTCTATTTCTAAGGAGAGGTTGGTTACAGAGGACGATGTTTGGAGTGTGAAGCTCGAGATTGATATTTTGACTAAGTTATCTGGACATGAAAATGTTGTGGATCTCAAGGCTGTGTATGAGGAGGAGGATTACGTGCATCTTCTGATGGAGCTATGTGCTGGTGGGGAGCTTTTCCATCGGATTGAGCAGCAGGGAAGATTGTCGGAGCATGATGCACATGTTATCTTCAAGCAGCTGATGGAAGTACTCATGTATTGTCACGATAAACGCATTGTGCATAGAGATTTGAAACCTGAAAATATCCTATTAGTCTCGAGGTCTTCCTCAACTATCAAATTGGCCGACTTTGGTCTTGCAACACATATCGAACCTG GAAACGCGCTGCGTGGGACCGTTGGGAGTCCGTTCTACATTGCTCCCGAGGTTTTGGCCGGAGATTATAATCAAGCTGCTGATGTGTGGAGTGCCGGTGTTATTCTATACATTCTGCTAAGTGGGATCCCTCCCTTTTGGGGGAAAACCAAATCGACCATCTTTGAAGCTGTGCGAGCTGCTAACTTGTGTTTCTATTCGGATATTTGGGATCACATTTCGATGTCAGCTAAGGACTTGATTTCTGGAATGCTGTGTCTCGATCCTGCGAAGAGATTAACTGCAGCTCAAGTACTTG CGCACACGTGGACAAAGGATGCTCCTCGGGGTACTGATAAACTGTATAGACAAGATATTCTCAAATGTGAACAATCAGAAGTCGGCAGCTCTTCTTTCTCGAACCTTAGTATTGCAAGGGATCAGGATCTTAGTTTCTGCAATGGATCACCACCAGTTGTGAACAAAGAGTATGAAGATTCCCCCGCTTTCTCATGTCAGTCGTCATTCTATTCAAGCCCAATGAATCAGCACACACCTTCCTCCAAACGAGAAGGAATTCATTCTGGCTGCTGTGAATCGCATGGACCTGAATTCTCGTCTCCAATTCCTTCAATGCCCAGTTTTACCTTTTTTACTCCTATGCCTGCATTTGAACCGAGCGAAGAATCACTATGTTTCAAGACCAAAGCTCTTTCAGTCGATAGAG AACCAAATATTAGAAAGCTTATCCTACTGCCCGATTCTTCACCACCTGGACCAGACGAAGGGGAGCAGAAGTCAGAAGTCCGTAGGGGAGGATGGGTTTCAGGGACTTCAAAATCTACAAATTTGCAGAGCAAGAGGAACAACACAATCGGAGTTGGTGAACTCGACCATCTGGACCTCATTTCCACCGTTGCTGCAGTTGGCCGTTGGGCGTCCTGCACGCAGATTCCAAGTGCAACATCACTGCTACCTTCACTTGTTTGCTAG
- the LOC121800132 gene encoding calcium-dependent protein kinase 26-like isoform X2, with protein sequence MSNTILNLSQTGNFRERYVLGDQLGWGRFGIIRECSDKLTGEVLACKSISKERLVTEDDVWSVKLEIDILTKLSGHENVVDLKAVYEEEDYVHLLMELCAGGELFHRIEQQGRLSEHDAHVIFKQLMEVLMYCHDKRIVHRDLKPENILLVSRSSSTIKLADFGLATHIEPGNALRGTVGSPFYIAPEVLAGDYNQAADVWSAGVILYILLSGIPPFWGKTKSTIFEAVRAANLCFYSDIWDHISMSAKDLISGMLCLDPAKRLTAAQVLAHTWTKDAPRGTDKLYRQDILKCEQSEVGSSSFSNLSIARDQDLSFCNGSPPVVNKEYEDSPAFSCQSSFYSSPMNQHTPSSKREGIHSGCCESHGPEFSSPIPSMPSFTFFTPMPAFEPSEESLCFKTKALSVDREPNIRKLILLPDSSPPGPDEGEQKSEVRRGGWVSGTSKSTNLQSKRNNTIGVGELDHLDLISTVAAVGRWASCTQIPSATSLLPSLVC encoded by the exons ATGAGCAACACAATCTTGAATTTGAGCCAGACCGGTAATTTTAGGGAGCGGTATGTGCTTGGAGATCAGCTAGGCTGGGGGAGATTTGGAATTATAAGAGAGTGCTCTGATAAGTTGACTGGCGAAGTTTTGGCTTGCAAGTCTATTTCTAAGGAGAGGTTGGTTACAGAGGACGATGTTTGGAGTGTGAAGCTCGAGATTGATATTTTGACTAAGTTATCTGGACATGAAAATGTTGTGGATCTCAAGGCTGTGTATGAGGAGGAGGATTACGTGCATCTTCTGATGGAGCTATGTGCTGGTGGGGAGCTTTTCCATCGGATTGAGCAGCAGGGAAGATTGTCGGAGCATGATGCACATGTTATCTTCAAGCAGCTGATGGAAGTACTCATGTATTGTCACGATAAACGCATTGTGCATAGAGATTTGAAACCTGAAAATATCCTATTAGTCTCGAGGTCTTCCTCAACTATCAAATTGGCCGACTTTGGTCTTGCAACACATATCGAACCTG GAAACGCGCTGCGTGGGACCGTTGGGAGTCCGTTCTACATTGCTCCCGAGGTTTTGGCCGGAGATTATAATCAAGCTGCTGATGTGTGGAGTGCCGGTGTTATTCTATACATTCTGCTAAGTGGGATCCCTCCCTTTTGGGGGAAAACCAAATCGACCATCTTTGAAGCTGTGCGAGCTGCTAACTTGTGTTTCTATTCGGATATTTGGGATCACATTTCGATGTCAGCTAAGGACTTGATTTCTGGAATGCTGTGTCTCGATCCTGCGAAGAGATTAACTGCAGCTCAAGTACTTG CGCACACGTGGACAAAGGATGCTCCTCGGGGTACTGATAAACTGTATAGACAAGATATTCTCAAATGTGAACAATCAGAAGTCGGCAGCTCTTCTTTCTCGAACCTTAGTATTGCAAGGGATCAGGATCTTAGTTTCTGCAATGGATCACCACCAGTTGTGAACAAAGAGTATGAAGATTCCCCCGCTTTCTCATGTCAGTCGTCATTCTATTCAAGCCCAATGAATCAGCACACACCTTCCTCCAAACGAGAAGGAATTCATTCTGGCTGCTGTGAATCGCATGGACCTGAATTCTCGTCTCCAATTCCTTCAATGCCCAGTTTTACCTTTTTTACTCCTATGCCTGCATTTGAACCGAGCGAAGAATCACTATGTTTCAAGACCAAAGCTCTTTCAGTCGATAGAG AACCAAATATTAGAAAGCTTATCCTACTGCCCGATTCTTCACCACCTGGACCAGACGAAGGGGAGCAGAAGTCAGAAGTCCGTAGGGGAGGATGGGTTTCAGGGACTTCAAAATCTACAAATTTGCAGAGCAAGAGGAACAACACAATCGGAGTTGGTGAACTCGACCATCTGGACCTCATTTCCACCGTTGCTGCAGTTGGCCGTTGGGCGTCCTGCACGCAGATTCCAAGTGCAACATCACTGCTACCTTCACTTGTTTGCTAG
- the LOC121800131 gene encoding tubulin gamma-1 chain, giving the protein MPREIITLQVGQCGNQIGMEFWKQLCLEHGISKDGILEDFATQGGDRKDVFFYQADDQHYIPRALLMDLEPRVINSIQNGEYRNLYNHENVFIADHGGGAGNNWASGYHQGKQYEEDLMDMIDREADGSDSLEGFVLCHSIAGGTGSGMGSYLLETLNDRYSKKLVQTYSVFPNQNETSDVVVQPYNSLLTLKRLTLNADCVVVLDNTALNRIAVERLHITTPTFTQTNSLVSTVMSASTTTLRYPGYMNNDLVGLLASLIPTPRCHFLMTGYTPLTVERQANVIRKTTVLDVMRRLLQTKNIMVSSCARTKEASQAKYISILNIIQGEVDPTQVHDSLQRIRERKLVNFIEWGPASIQVALSRKSPYVQTAHRVSGLMLASHTGIRHLFSKCLSQYDKLRKRQAFLDNYRNHPMFADNDLSEFDESRDMIESLVDEYKACESPDYIKWGMEDPDHLMSGEGNATGTVDPKLSV; this is encoded by the exons ATGCCTCGCGAAATCATCACGCTGCAGGTCGGCCAATGCGGCAACCAGATCGGAATGGAGTTCTGGAAACAGCTCTGCCTCGAGCACGGCATCAGCAAAGACGGCATTCTCGAAGATTTTGCAACCCAG GGAGGTGACCGTAAGGATGTGTTTTTCTATCAAGCAGATGACCAGCATTATATACCACGTGCGTTGCTTATGGATTTGGAGCCTCGGGTGATTAATAGCATACAAAATGGCGAATACAGGAATCTCTACAATCATGAGAATGTATTCATTGCGGATCATGGAGGAGGTGCTGGGAATAACTGGGCAAGTGGATACCATCAG GGAAAGCAATATGAGGAGGATTTGATGGACATGATTGATAGAGAGGCGGATGGTAGTGACAGTCTTGAAGGTTTTGTGCTATGCCATTCAATTGCTGGTGGAACAGGCTCAG GGATGGGTTCTTATCTCTTGGAAACTTTGAATGACAGATACAGCAAAAAACTTGTACAAACTTATAGTGTATTTCCAAACCAAAACGAGACTAGTGATGTGGTGGTACAGCCATACAATTCCCTTTTAACGCTCAAGCGTTTGACCTTGAATGCTGATTGTGTGGTTGTTCTTGACAACACTGCACTCAATAGGATCGCTGTAGAGCGGCTTCACATCACAACTCCCACTTTTACTCAAACAAATTCTCTAGTTTCCACTGTCATGTCTGCTAGCACTACAACATTACGGTATCCTGGATATATGAATAATGACTTGGTTGGCCTCCTTGCTTCTTTAATCCCTACACCTCGGTGCCACTTTTTAATGACAGGATATACACCTCTTACTGTGGAACGCCAG GCTAATGTAATTAGGAAAACAACCGTACTTGATGTGATGAGAAGACTTCTTCAG ACAAAAAATATTATGGTTTCATCTTGTGCCCGAACAAAAGAGGCTAGTCAGGcaaaatatatatcaattttgAACATTATTCAAGGAGAAGTGGATCCTACCCAG GTCCATGATAGTTTACAGAGAATACGTGAAAGAAAACTTGTTAATTTTATTGAATGGGGCCCTGCTAGCATTCAG GTTGCTCTGTCTAGGAAGTCTCCTTACGTGCAAACAGCTCACCGT GTGAGTGGACTCATGTTAGCCAGTCATACTGGCATCCGCCACTTATTCTCCAAGTGCTTGAGTCAATACGACAAGCTGAGAAAGAGGCAGGCTTTTCTTGATAACTACAGAAATCACCCAATGTTTGCT GACAACGATCTTTCAGAATTTGATGAATCCAGAGATATGATTGAGAGTCTTGTCGATGAGTACAAGGCTTGTGAGTCCCCAGATTACATCAAGTGGGGAATGGAG GATCCTGACCATCTCATGTCAGGAGAAGGAAATGCTACTGGAACAGTGGATCCAAAGCTATCAGTTTGA